The Rana temporaria chromosome 4, aRanTem1.1, whole genome shotgun sequence genome contains a region encoding:
- the LOC120937416 gene encoding myosin light polypeptide 6-like: MGDLSEDQLIDYKDAFNLFDKTGDGKIFYFQCGDVLRALGQNPTNAEVTKVLRNPKLDEMNTKMLDFEQFLPMLQTIAKNKDQCTIEDFIEGLKVFDKEANGCVMGAELRHVLITLGEKMQEDEVESLLLGHENPNGEINYEELVRMVMLG, encoded by the coding sequence ATGGGTGACTTATCAGAAGACCAGCTCATCGATTACAAAGATGCTTTTAACCTCTTTGACAAGACTGGAGATGGTAAAATCTTCTATTTTCAGTGCGGGGATGTCTTACGAGCTTTGGGACAAAACCCAACAAATGCAGAAGTCACAAAAGTTTTGAGAAACCCAAAGTTGGATGAGATGAACACCAAGATGCTTGACTTTGAGCAGTTccttcccatgttgcaaacaatcGCTAAAAACAAGGACCAGTGCACAATTGAGGACTTCATTGAGGGTCTGAAAGTGTTTGACAAGGAAGCCAACGGATGTGTAATGGGGGCTGAACTTCGCCATGTTCTAATTACTCTAGGAGAAAAGATGCAAGAGGACGAGGTGGAAAGTCTTTTGCTTGGGCATGAAAATCCTAATGGTGAAattaattatgaagaactggtccGGATGGTAATGTTGGGCTGA